In Janthinobacterium rivuli, a single genomic region encodes these proteins:
- a CDS encoding LysR family transcriptional regulator yields MLDIRQLQYFIAVAEEEHVGRAAERLHISQSPLSRQIAQLEEKLGLTLFERSAQRIRLTRDGHTFLAEARAFITHGNRLEALAKRLGRGDEGGLCIGYIENAMHAGVLPDGLRALRATRPQVHIALYNLHSAEQIEGLRQRSLDIALLCEPPLPNDPDLDCAQVLSDPMLLALPETHPLAVKAELTPEDLAGEEWIAVLHKESVLKHDNFIAACARAGFTPDIRLEATEPLTALGLVAAGLGMAMIQHSLRQHAPAGVVVRELPWFSYRTPLWLAWHKVNLRPLVGIFRETLLEQASGVAMAA; encoded by the coding sequence ATGCTGGACATCCGCCAATTGCAATACTTCATCGCCGTCGCCGAGGAAGAACACGTGGGGCGCGCCGCCGAGCGCCTGCATATTTCACAATCCCCGCTAAGCCGGCAAATCGCCCAGCTTGAAGAGAAGCTGGGCCTGACCCTGTTCGAGCGCAGCGCGCAGCGCATCCGCCTGACGCGCGACGGCCATACTTTTCTGGCCGAAGCGCGCGCTTTTATCACGCACGGAAATCGCCTGGAAGCATTGGCGAAACGCCTGGGGCGCGGCGACGAAGGCGGCCTGTGCATCGGCTATATCGAAAACGCCATGCATGCGGGCGTGTTGCCCGATGGCTTGCGCGCCTTGCGCGCCACGCGCCCGCAAGTGCACATCGCCCTGTATAACCTGCATTCGGCCGAGCAGATCGAAGGCTTGCGCCAGCGCAGCCTCGATATCGCACTGCTGTGCGAACCGCCGCTGCCGAACGATCCGGACCTCGATTGCGCGCAAGTGCTGAGCGACCCCATGCTGCTGGCCTTGCCGGAGACGCACCCGCTGGCGGTCAAGGCCGAGCTGACCCCGGAGGATCTGGCAGGCGAGGAGTGGATTGCCGTGCTGCACAAGGAAAGCGTGCTGAAACACGATAACTTCATCGCCGCCTGCGCGCGCGCCGGTTTTACGCCCGATATCCGGCTGGAAGCAACGGAACCGCTGACGGCGCTGGGCCTGGTGGCGGCCGGACTGGGCATGGCCATGATCCAGCACAGCCTGCGCCAGCACGCGCCGGCCGGCGTCGTCGTGAGGGAACTGCCGTGGTTCAGCTATCGCACGCCCTTGTGGCTGGCCTGGCACAAGGTCAACCTGCGTCCGCTGGTGGGGATTTTCCGCGAGACACTACTGGAACAGGCCAGCGGTGTGGCCATGGCGGCGTAA
- a CDS encoding DUF421 domain-containing protein has protein sequence MFAMDVSVWELVARAVIIYLALLLMVRMTGKRTVGQFTPFDLLVVMLLSEAVSNSLSGGDDSIPGGLVLALTLICLNMLIAWLSSRSRKFADLVDGKPVLLGRDGQIFDDVVKKCRVAGGDVEQALREADCSLQDMKCAFLEADGKITILQK, from the coding sequence ATGTTTGCCATGGATGTATCGGTGTGGGAATTGGTGGCGCGCGCCGTCATCATTTATCTTGCCTTGCTGCTGATGGTGCGCATGACGGGCAAGCGAACGGTGGGACAATTCACGCCGTTCGACTTGCTGGTGGTCATGCTGCTGAGCGAAGCCGTCTCGAATTCGCTGTCGGGCGGCGACGATTCGATTCCCGGCGGCCTGGTGCTGGCCTTGACCTTGATCTGTCTCAACATGCTGATCGCCTGGCTGAGTTCACGCAGCCGCAAGTTCGCCGACCTGGTCGATGGCAAGCCCGTGCTGCTGGGCCGCGATGGCCAGATTTTTGACGATGTCGTCAAGAAATGCAGGGTGGCTGGCGGCGATGTGGAGCAGGCGCTGCGCGAGGCGGATTGTTCCTTGCAGGACATGAAATGCGCTTTCCTGGAGGCCGATGGCAAGATCACCATCCTGCAAAAGTAA
- a CDS encoding DUF6328 family protein, with product MPQARDQDDDDQQGDEGDLSDLLSELRILLPGAQMLTAFLIILPFNGGFAKIVQAEKVVFLLTFFLSMTSLVLLSAPAIQHRVMRPLQDRERFKRVADRIMMCGAFTLALAFILGTNLVMSEVFGHIAGIIAGVLMGSLIICMWWWLPLHLKRSKKM from the coding sequence ATGCCGCAAGCGCGAGACCAGGATGACGATGACCAGCAAGGCGACGAAGGCGACTTGTCCGACCTGCTCAGCGAATTGCGCATCCTCTTGCCGGGCGCGCAGATGCTGACAGCCTTCCTCATCATCCTGCCCTTCAACGGCGGCTTCGCGAAGATCGTGCAGGCGGAAAAAGTCGTCTTCCTGCTGACGTTTTTCCTGTCCATGACCAGCCTGGTGCTGCTCAGCGCGCCAGCCATCCAGCACCGCGTGATGCGGCCCCTGCAAGACCGAGAACGTTTTAAAAGAGTGGCCGACCGCATCATGATGTGCGGCGCCTTTACCCTGGCGCTGGCGTTTATCCTGGGCACCAACCTGGTGATGTCGGAAGTGTTTGGCCACATCGCCGGCATCATCGCCGGCGTGCTGATGGGGTCGCTCATCATTTGCATGTGGTGGTGGCTGCCCCTGCATTTAAAGCGCAGCAAGAAAATGTGA
- a CDS encoding YidB family protein, whose amino-acid sequence MSLLDQLAGQAMSALGNKSADGEAPSGLMASVMDLVNQHGGLPGLLQKFQESGLGDQVASWIGTGANAPVSGDQIKDALGSDTITQIAEKAGVAPDAASGGLAALLPQLIDKLTPDGQVPEGNDLVSQGLNMLKGKIFG is encoded by the coding sequence ATGAGTTTGCTAGACCAACTTGCAGGACAAGCGATGAGCGCTTTGGGTAATAAAAGTGCTGACGGGGAAGCCCCATCGGGATTGATGGCCAGCGTCATGGACCTGGTCAACCAGCATGGCGGCTTGCCCGGTCTGCTGCAGAAATTCCAGGAAAGCGGCCTGGGCGACCAGGTGGCCAGCTGGATCGGCACCGGCGCCAACGCGCCCGTGTCCGGCGACCAGATCAAGGATGCGCTCGGTAGCGACACGATCACCCAGATCGCTGAAAAAGCGGGCGTCGCGCCGGACGCCGCCTCGGGCGGCCTGGCAGCCTTGCTGCCCCAGTTGATCGACAAGCTGACGCCCGACGGTCAGGTACCGGAAGGCAATGACCTTGTCAGCCAGGGTTTGAATATGCTCAAGGGCAAGATCTTCGGTTGA
- a CDS encoding LacI family DNA-binding transcriptional regulator, which yields MRKKNTVARTPSTTSRAIPGAGRRVTSYDVALLAGVSQSAVSRCFKPGASISQATHAKVMQAAISLDYIPNAAARSLITRRSNLVAVIISNLANLYYPQVLSDLSQQIARQGKRLLLFTLEREADIGKVLCDVWQYQVDGAVVAACLSDEQMAEFGRRDVPLVLFNRSPREHAVHAVLCDQAEAARLLVSRLAEAGHRQFAIIDGPGDSAVAQERKAGMLDRLLSLGLPAPIVVSGNYDYASGGRGLRKVIDRLGRVPDAVICGNDIMAIGCLDTARHQMGIQVPLQMSVAGFDALDASGWLSYDITTLRQPVQKMATDAVAMLGELMERRGGSAERRRYCSYLVEGSTARLTVEQPYFGMMAAA from the coding sequence ATGCGAAAAAAGAATACTGTAGCCCGGACACCCAGCACCACCAGCCGCGCCATACCCGGCGCGGGACGGCGCGTGACCTCGTATGACGTGGCCCTGCTGGCAGGCGTATCGCAATCGGCCGTGTCGCGCTGCTTCAAGCCGGGCGCCAGCATCTCACAAGCCACCCATGCCAAGGTCATGCAGGCGGCCATCAGCCTCGACTACATCCCCAACGCGGCCGCGCGCAGCCTGATCACGCGGCGCTCGAACCTGGTGGCCGTCATCATTTCCAACCTGGCCAATCTGTACTATCCGCAAGTGCTGTCCGACCTGAGCCAGCAAATCGCCCGCCAGGGCAAGCGCCTGTTACTGTTTACCCTCGAGCGCGAAGCCGATATCGGCAAGGTCTTGTGCGATGTGTGGCAATACCAGGTCGATGGCGCTGTCGTGGCCGCCTGCCTGTCGGACGAGCAGATGGCCGAATTCGGCCGGCGCGACGTGCCGCTGGTGCTGTTCAACCGCAGTCCGCGCGAGCACGCCGTGCACGCCGTGCTGTGCGACCAGGCCGAAGCGGCGCGCCTGCTCGTCTCGCGTCTGGCCGAAGCGGGCCACCGCCAGTTCGCCATCATCGACGGCCCCGGCGATTCGGCTGTCGCGCAGGAGCGCAAGGCCGGCATGCTGGACCGTTTGCTGAGCCTGGGCTTGCCCGCCCCCATCGTCGTCAGCGGCAACTACGATTACGCCAGCGGCGGACGGGGCTTGCGCAAGGTCATCGACCGCCTGGGCCGCGTGCCGGACGCCGTCATCTGCGGCAACGACATCATGGCCATCGGCTGCCTGGACACGGCGCGCCACCAGATGGGCATCCAGGTGCCGCTGCAAATGTCGGTGGCCGGTTTCGACGCGCTGGATGCGTCGGGCTGGCTCAGCTACGACATCACCACCCTGCGCCAGCCCGTGCAAAAGATGGCCACCGACGCCGTCGCCATGCTCGGCGAACTGATGGAGCGGCGCGGCGGCAGCGCCGAACGGCGCCGCTATTGCTCGTATCTGGTGGAAGGCAGTACGGCCAGGCTGACTGTCGAGCAGCCATATTTCGGCATGATGGCCGCCGCCTGA
- a CDS encoding Ig-like domain-containing protein: MPLAPLRRPRRLPATLLAAFLVSLAGCGGGSADTQAGAGCALHSTAGCGGSPPPVVNPPVTPPVIPPVIPPVTPPEPASLASAVNLVFSSTELASAGQPGGEVAVTALVKDGANLALPNAKISFAADSGILGSVDAVTDKNGQARALLGTGGANSNRSITVTANVGTRSGKGTVAVTGSSVELLGPAALMLGQGADLTVTVRDSAKRPVAGAAIAYSTGAGNGVRVKDGGAALSNAQGQLVLRVTAGSLGKDAVSVSALGAAATQAYAVAGSDLRLSPAVSQDASGADVLPEVATLACQPIDTRYDKAGVAQTGSASLSTSRGSLFADSDCSQALPASLIFSNGNLPRSYVQSANAGVTTITAAVAGGPTAQTRLEFVAPLSSASKLAVQADPAVLRANTATAADNASTSISTLSAVVRDGAANNLVKNSPVLFSILSDPSGGYLRQAGRVLTGSDGLARAVYVAGPADSGRDGVLIQARIEGAPQAAATALVRLTVARQALSIKLGTGSLLREHSASVLQKDFAVFVSDSAGNAVPGVAITAAAWPSHYAKGSYVWQADKPEFPDTGVWRLALPRYSCANEDVLRNGIFDAAYDRNGNGVLDPGIPLTVSASGLSDALGMATVTVSYPRNYASWVEVTLTVRGTVSGTEASATADFPLPTLASDFSARRVDPPGRLSPYGSGPCDSPD, encoded by the coding sequence GTGCCCCTCGCCCCTCTGCGCCGCCCACGCCGCCTGCCCGCTACTTTGCTGGCCGCCTTCCTCGTTTCCCTGGCCGGCTGCGGCGGCGGTTCGGCCGATACCCAGGCAGGCGCCGGCTGCGCACTGCACAGCACGGCAGGCTGCGGCGGTAGCCCGCCGCCGGTCGTCAATCCGCCAGTCACCCCGCCCGTGATACCGCCCGTGATTCCTCCCGTCACGCCGCCTGAGCCAGCCAGCCTGGCCAGCGCCGTCAACCTGGTGTTTTCGAGCACGGAACTGGCTTCGGCGGGCCAGCCCGGCGGCGAAGTGGCCGTCACGGCCCTCGTCAAGGATGGCGCCAACCTGGCCTTACCCAATGCAAAGATTTCCTTCGCCGCCGATTCCGGCATCCTCGGCAGCGTCGACGCCGTGACGGACAAGAACGGCCAGGCGCGCGCCCTGCTGGGTACCGGAGGCGCCAACAGCAACCGCAGCATCACCGTGACGGCAAATGTGGGCACGCGCAGCGGCAAGGGCACGGTGGCCGTCACAGGCAGCAGCGTGGAATTGCTGGGGCCGGCCGCCTTGATGCTGGGCCAGGGCGCCGACCTCACCGTCACCGTGCGCGACTCGGCAAAGCGGCCCGTGGCCGGCGCCGCCATCGCCTACAGCACGGGCGCCGGCAATGGCGTGCGCGTCAAGGATGGCGGCGCAGCGCTCAGCAATGCACAAGGCCAGCTGGTGCTGCGCGTCACGGCAGGCAGCCTGGGCAAGGATGCCGTGTCCGTCAGCGCGCTGGGCGCCGCCGCCACGCAAGCGTATGCCGTGGCCGGCAGCGACCTGCGCCTGAGCCCAGCCGTAAGCCAGGACGCCAGCGGCGCGGACGTGCTGCCGGAAGTGGCCACCCTGGCGTGCCAGCCCATCGACACGCGCTACGACAAGGCGGGCGTGGCGCAAACGGGCAGCGCCAGCCTGTCGACCTCGCGCGGCAGCCTGTTTGCGGACAGCGATTGCAGCCAGGCCTTGCCCGCCAGCTTGATTTTCAGCAATGGCAACTTGCCGCGCAGCTATGTGCAATCGGCCAACGCGGGCGTGACCACCATCACGGCCGCCGTGGCGGGCGGTCCCACGGCGCAGACGCGGCTGGAATTCGTCGCGCCATTGAGCAGCGCCAGCAAGCTGGCCGTGCAAGCGGATCCTGCCGTGCTGCGCGCCAATACGGCCACTGCGGCCGACAACGCCAGCACCAGTATCAGCACACTCAGCGCCGTGGTGCGCGATGGCGCGGCCAACAACCTGGTCAAGAACTCGCCCGTGCTGTTCAGCATCTTGAGCGACCCCAGCGGCGGCTACCTGCGGCAGGCGGGCCGGGTGCTGACGGGCAGCGACGGCCTGGCGCGCGCCGTGTACGTGGCGGGGCCGGCCGACAGCGGCCGCGACGGCGTGCTGATCCAGGCCCGCATCGAGGGCGCGCCGCAAGCGGCGGCCACGGCCCTCGTGCGCCTGACGGTGGCGCGGCAAGCGCTGTCGATCAAGCTGGGCACGGGCAGCCTGCTGCGCGAGCATTCGGCCAGCGTGCTGCAGAAGGACTTTGCCGTGTTCGTCTCCGACAGCGCTGGCAATGCCGTGCCTGGCGTTGCCATCACGGCGGCAGCGTGGCCCAGCCACTACGCCAAGGGATCTTATGTGTGGCAGGCGGACAAGCCCGAGTTCCCCGACACAGGCGTCTGGCGCCTGGCCCTGCCCCGTTACAGCTGCGCCAATGAAGACGTCTTGCGTAACGGCATCTTTGACGCCGCCTACGACCGCAACGGCAATGGCGTGCTCGACCCGGGCATCCCCCTGACCGTCAGCGCCAGCGGCCTGAGCGACGCGCTGGGCATGGCCACCGTCACCGTCAGCTATCCGCGCAACTATGCTTCCTGGGTGGAAGTCACCCTGACGGTGCGGGGCACGGTCAGCGGCACGGAGGCGAGCGCGACGGCAGATTTCCCCTTACCCACCCTGGCCAGCGATTTCAGCGCGCGCCGCGTGGACCCGCCGGGACGCCTCAGCCCCTATGGCAGCGGCCCCTGTGACAGCCCCGATTAA
- a CDS encoding Hsp70 family protein gives MANACGVDFGTSNSTVGWARPGQSTMLGLEDGKTTLPSVVFFNAEDEEVSFGRAALAGYLAGYEGRLMRSLKSLLGTSLIDGQTEVGGRALPFRMLLAQFIGEVKRRAEQSAGREFSSAVFGRPVFFIDDNAQADQLAQDTLAEVARSVGFKDVAFQFEPIAAAFDYESQIDKEELVLIADIGGGTSDFSLVRLSPERAKKTERREDILATGGVHIGGTDFDKYLSLSSVMPLLGYGSRLHNNSEVPSSYYFNLATWHTINLAYTKKIWVQLADVCRDAREQDKMGRLQKLIDERAGHWLAMKVEEGKIALSDAAEVQLELDRLSPAQSLLLKRTQFDEAIGHLCGSVEETVLRLLRDAGVAPDAVDTVFFTGGSSGVRLLREKIAALVPAARKVEGDLFGSIGAGLALDAVRKFG, from the coding sequence ATGGCCAATGCTTGCGGCGTCGATTTCGGCACGTCAAATTCCACGGTAGGCTGGGCACGTCCCGGGCAGAGCACCATGCTCGGCCTGGAAGATGGCAAGACGACCTTACCGTCCGTCGTCTTCTTCAATGCGGAAGACGAGGAAGTCAGTTTTGGCCGCGCGGCGCTGGCCGGCTATCTGGCCGGTTACGAAGGGCGTTTGATGCGCTCGCTGAAAAGTTTGCTGGGCACGAGTCTCATCGATGGCCAGACGGAAGTGGGTGGCCGCGCCTTGCCATTTCGCATGTTGCTGGCCCAATTCATTGGTGAAGTAAAACGCCGCGCCGAGCAGTCCGCCGGCCGCGAATTCTCGTCCGCTGTGTTCGGCCGTCCCGTCTTCTTTATCGATGACAATGCGCAAGCCGACCAGCTGGCGCAAGACACCCTGGCCGAAGTGGCCCGCTCCGTCGGCTTCAAGGACGTCGCCTTCCAGTTCGAGCCGATTGCCGCCGCCTTCGACTACGAGTCGCAAATCGACAAGGAAGAACTGGTGCTGATCGCCGACATCGGCGGTGGTACCTCCGACTTTTCGCTGGTGCGTTTGTCGCCCGAGCGGGCAAAAAAGACCGAACGGCGTGAGGACATCCTCGCCACCGGCGGCGTGCACATCGGTGGCACGGATTTCGATAAATACCTGAGCCTGTCTTCCGTCATGCCTCTGCTCGGCTATGGCAGCCGCCTGCATAACAATAGCGAAGTGCCGTCCAGTTACTATTTCAACCTGGCCACCTGGCACACGATCAACCTGGCGTACACGAAGAAGATCTGGGTGCAGCTGGCCGACGTGTGCCGTGATGCGCGTGAGCAAGACAAGATGGGACGCTTGCAAAAGCTGATCGACGAGCGCGCCGGCCACTGGCTGGCCATGAAAGTGGAAGAGGGCAAGATCGCCCTGTCCGACGCGGCCGAAGTGCAGCTGGAGCTGGACCGCCTGTCGCCCGCGCAAAGCCTGTTGCTCAAACGGACGCAATTTGATGAAGCCATCGGCCACCTGTGCGGTTCCGTGGAAGAAACCGTGCTGCGCCTGCTGCGCGATGCGGGCGTGGCGCCGGACGCCGTCGATACCGTCTTCTTCACGGGTGGCTCGAGCGGTGTGCGCCTGCTGCGTGAAAAGATCGCAGCCCTGGTGCCGGCCGCGCGCAAGGTCGAGGGCGACCTGTTTGGCAGTATTGGTGCGGGACTCGCGCTGGACGCCGTGCGCAAGTTCGGCTAA
- a CDS encoding 3'-5' exonuclease, whose amino-acid sequence MNVFDKPIVMIDFETTGLSPDMGDRITEVAALRIEGGRITDRYVTLINCNARIPSFITGLTGITQAMVDKAPPVAEVVPQLLDFIGSDALSAHNASFDEKFLRAESARLNLTPAHQSLVCSLKLSRRVFPGMASYKLGLLSSQLGIAFKSAAHRAESDAEVAAQVLIHIGRHLRSSYGIADVDADLLVSLNKLAAAKVPQFLQKHPSRR is encoded by the coding sequence ATGAATGTGTTTGACAAACCGATCGTCATGATCGACTTCGAGACGACCGGATTGTCGCCCGACATGGGCGACCGCATCACGGAAGTGGCGGCGCTTCGCATCGAGGGCGGGCGGATCACGGACCGCTATGTGACCCTGATCAACTGCAATGCGCGCATTCCCTCGTTCATCACGGGCTTGACGGGCATCACGCAGGCCATGGTGGACAAGGCGCCGCCCGTGGCCGAGGTGGTGCCGCAGTTGCTGGATTTTATCGGCAGCGATGCCTTGTCGGCGCACAATGCCAGCTTCGATGAAAAATTCCTGCGCGCGGAAAGCGCCAGGCTGAACCTGACACCGGCGCACCAGTCGCTCGTGTGTTCCTTGAAACTGTCGCGCCGCGTGTTTCCTGGAATGGCCAGCTACAAGCTGGGCTTGCTCTCGAGCCAGCTGGGCATCGCCTTCAAGAGCGCCGCCCACAGGGCCGAGTCCGATGCGGAAGTGGCGGCGCAAGTGCTGATCCATATCGGCCGCCATTTGCGCAGCAGCTATGGCATCGCCGATGTTGACGCCGACCTGCTGGTGTCGCTGAACAAGCTGGCCGCCGCCAAAGTGCCGCAATTCCTGCAAAAACACCCATCGCGCCGCTGA
- a CDS encoding tetratricopeptide repeat protein: protein MDKHHTARDSHEAYIWFRTAAEQGNAYAQFNLGLMYKKGEGVAQDDARAFVWLRLAALQGLAFAQNHLGALYYHGRGVAQSDEDAVLWFRRAAAQGDASAQQNLGQMYRKGRGVLQSDELALAWFYRASEQGVASAQSLLGEAYAQGLGAKKNDALALAWFRKAALQGDAQAQLNLGLVYKRGQGVVQSDAQALAWFHQAAAQGLAVAQRQLGVAYAEGLGVAPDQLRAYAWLQRAAEQDDADAQFNLGLMLARGQGVDKDEARAVIWYRRAALQGHCMAQYNLGGMFAGGRGVVRDLRQALDWYARAAAQGASNAQFNLGVMYANGQGVERDEVCAVRWYRTAAEQGDASAQNNLGVMYANGHGVPQDDGLAVHWYARAAGQGHALAQYNLGGMYNSGRGVEKDPVCGYMWLALAAEGGDSGAAKAREAAAARLEPAQLQEAQQRMRQWHQVRFPPRTPRD from the coding sequence ATGGACAAGCACCATACTGCCAGAGATAGCCACGAAGCGTATATCTGGTTCCGCACGGCTGCCGAGCAGGGTAATGCCTACGCCCAGTTCAACCTGGGATTAATGTACAAAAAGGGCGAAGGCGTGGCGCAGGACGATGCGCGCGCTTTTGTCTGGCTACGCCTGGCCGCGCTGCAAGGACTGGCTTTTGCACAGAACCACCTGGGCGCCCTGTATTACCACGGCCGCGGCGTGGCGCAGAGCGACGAGGACGCCGTGCTGTGGTTTCGCCGCGCGGCCGCCCAGGGCGATGCCTCGGCCCAGCAAAACCTGGGGCAGATGTACCGCAAGGGACGCGGCGTGCTGCAGAGCGACGAGCTGGCCCTGGCGTGGTTTTACCGCGCCTCGGAACAGGGCGTGGCCAGCGCGCAATCTCTGCTGGGTGAAGCGTATGCGCAGGGTCTGGGCGCGAAAAAGAACGATGCGCTGGCCTTGGCCTGGTTCCGCAAGGCCGCCTTGCAGGGCGATGCGCAGGCGCAGCTGAACCTGGGTCTCGTCTACAAGCGGGGCCAGGGCGTGGTGCAAAGCGATGCGCAGGCGCTGGCCTGGTTCCACCAGGCCGCGGCCCAGGGCCTGGCCGTGGCGCAGCGGCAACTCGGCGTCGCGTATGCGGAAGGCCTGGGCGTGGCGCCCGACCAGTTGCGCGCCTACGCCTGGCTGCAGCGGGCGGCCGAGCAGGATGACGCCGACGCCCAGTTCAACCTGGGCCTGATGCTGGCGCGCGGCCAGGGCGTGGACAAGGACGAGGCGCGCGCCGTCATTTGGTACCGGCGTGCCGCCTTGCAAGGCCATTGCATGGCGCAATACAACCTGGGCGGCATGTTTGCGGGCGGACGCGGCGTTGTCCGCGACTTGCGCCAGGCGCTGGACTGGTACGCCAGGGCGGCGGCTCAGGGTGCGTCGAATGCGCAGTTCAACCTGGGCGTGATGTATGCCAATGGCCAGGGCGTGGAGCGCGACGAGGTATGCGCCGTGCGCTGGTACCGCACGGCCGCCGAGCAGGGCGATGCCAGCGCGCAAAACAACCTGGGCGTCATGTACGCGAACGGCCATGGCGTGCCGCAAGACGATGGCCTGGCCGTGCATTGGTATGCGCGCGCGGCCGGCCAGGGGCATGCGCTGGCGCAATACAACCTGGGCGGCATGTACAACAGCGGGCGCGGCGTGGAGAAAGATCCCGTTTGTGGCTACATGTGGCTGGCGCTAGCGGCCGAGGGCGGCGATAGCGGGGCGGCGAAGGCGCGGGAAGCGGCTGCCGCCAGGCTGGAGCCGGCGCAGCTGCAAGAGGCGCAGCAGCGCATGCGGCAATGGCACCAGGTGCGCTTTCCGCCGCGGACGCCGCGCGACTGA
- a CDS encoding DUF4262 domain-containing protein — protein sequence MVRQAGEDASEQKVIDDIATHGWHGVHISADEEGPGYAFSIGACHSFGQPEFLIMGLPRAMAHQILDVALDAVRSGAITDFTATTDVLLEGHQCAFVRVPVEQYRNYVGYARWYYQGDDFILYQIVWPSRDGHFPWQAQASAQYVASQPLLGPAPLVA from the coding sequence ATGGTAAGGCAGGCAGGCGAGGATGCATCCGAGCAAAAAGTCATCGACGACATCGCCACGCATGGCTGGCATGGCGTGCATATCAGCGCGGATGAAGAAGGTCCCGGCTATGCTTTTAGCATAGGCGCTTGCCACAGCTTCGGCCAGCCTGAATTCCTGATCATGGGCTTGCCACGGGCCATGGCCCACCAGATACTCGATGTGGCGCTGGACGCCGTGCGCAGCGGCGCCATCACGGATTTCACGGCCACCACGGACGTCTTGCTGGAAGGCCATCAGTGCGCCTTCGTGCGCGTGCCCGTCGAGCAATACCGCAACTATGTCGGCTATGCGCGCTGGTATTACCAGGGCGATGATTTTATCTTGTACCAGATCGTCTGGCCGTCGCGCGATGGCCATTTTCCATGGCAGGCGCAAGCCAGTGCGCAATATGTGGCGAGCCAGCCTCTGCTGGGACCGGCGCCGCTGGTGGCATGA
- a CDS encoding DUF6386 family protein, with protein sequence MTSIVTGTATVCVFDPALLRHRLDDDCDWWSLPSAELAAVNAGQVAFFNVGGDGAYDIALHAELAEPQVVVHLAVTSGRVFIGAGEDVTGGGLEPDTAYGGLFVDVPAGNYRLQARRDGAHISLAFVPDARGSNAFGDLVRI encoded by the coding sequence ATGACGAGCATTGTCACCGGCACGGCCACCGTGTGCGTGTTCGACCCGGCGCTCCTGCGCCACAGGCTGGATGATGACTGCGACTGGTGGAGCCTCCCCAGCGCGGAACTGGCTGCCGTGAATGCGGGGCAAGTGGCGTTTTTCAACGTAGGCGGCGACGGCGCGTATGACATTGCCTTGCATGCTGAACTTGCCGAGCCGCAGGTAGTCGTGCATCTGGCCGTCACCTCGGGCCGCGTCTTCATCGGCGCCGGGGAAGACGTCACGGGCGGCGGCCTGGAACCGGACACGGCCTATGGCGGCCTGTTCGTGGACGTCCCCGCAGGCAACTACCGCCTGCAGGCGCGCCGCGATGGCGCGCACATCAGCCTGGCATTCGTGCCCGATGCGCGCGGCAGCAATGCGTTTGGCGACCTCGTGCGCATCTGA